Proteins encoded by one window of Esox lucius isolate fEsoLuc1 chromosome 4, fEsoLuc1.pri, whole genome shotgun sequence:
- the stard15 gene encoding START domain-containing protein 10, whose translation MPVQIPDDTDFTSFKEQCENHDGWTARYNKGSVTVWCRDEECKTVQKLKMRIACKDVTAETLYDVLHDTSYRKKWDSNMIDTHDIGRLTVNADVGYYSWKCPSPLKNRDFVTMRSWLPLGNDYLIINYSVKHPQYPPKKDYVRAVSLLTGYLIQSNGANSSTLYYLTQVDPKGSLPKWVVNRVSQFVAPKAMKKIYKACQKYPEWKRKHNPNLKPWMYPEQNTLPCISVADLTIQRADSLENIDESSLNEEKQAQHHSDDEET comes from the exons ATGCCAGTTCAGATACCGGACGATACAGACTTTACCTCTTTCAAGGAACAATGTGAAAACCACGACGGTTGGACAGCGCGCTACAACAAGGGCAGCGTGACGGTTTGGTGCAGGGATGAAGAGTGTAAAACTGTACAGAAACTAAAG ATGAGGATAGCGTGCAAGGACGTGACCGCAGAGACACTTTACGATGTCCTTCATGACACCAGCTACCGGAAGAAATGGGACAGCAACATGATTGACACCCACGACATAGGACGGCTCACTGTCAACGCGGACGTGGGGTATTACTCCT GGAAGTGTCCGAGCCCCCTGAAGAACAGGGACTTTGTCACCATGCGTTCGTGGCTTCCGCTGGGAAATGACTACCTGATTATCAACTACTCTGTCAAACATCCG CAATACCCACCCAAAAAGGACTATGTCAGGGCAGTGTCCCTGCTGACTGGCTACCTAATCCAATCTAATGGAGCGAACTCATCCACTCTGTATTACCTGACCCAGGTTGATCCCAAAG GTTCCCTTCCAAAGTGGGTGGTGAACAGAGTGTCTCAGTTTGTAGCACCCAAG GCAATGAAGAAGATTTACAAGGCCTGTCAGAAATATCCAGAGTGGAAGAGGAAGCACAACCCTAACCTGAAGCCGTGGATGTATCCAGAACAGAACACCTTACCGTGCATCAGCGTGGCTGATCTGACGATACAGAGGGCTGACTCACTGGAAAACATTGATGAGAGCAGCCTGAACGAGGAGAAACAAGCCCAGCATCACAGCGATGATGAAGAGACCTAG